The following are from one region of the Mesorhizobium sp. B4-1-4 genome:
- a CDS encoding RidA family protein, with amino-acid sequence MSETIEKRLSDLGVTLPVAAAPAANYVPYCRTGHLLFTAGQLPLKDGKLQATGLLGRDVDTATGKDAAKYCAINILAQAKAALGDLEKIRRLVKITVFVASAADFVEQHLVANGASDFLVAALGERGKHARSAVGTASLPLNAAVEIEAIFEVE; translated from the coding sequence ATGAGTGAAACAATCGAAAAGCGGCTAAGCGATCTCGGCGTGACGCTTCCTGTCGCGGCCGCGCCCGCGGCCAACTACGTGCCCTATTGCAGGACCGGCCACCTGCTGTTCACCGCCGGACAGTTGCCGCTCAAGGACGGCAAGCTGCAGGCGACCGGGCTGCTCGGCCGCGACGTCGACACCGCTACCGGCAAGGACGCGGCAAAATACTGCGCGATCAACATTCTGGCCCAGGCCAAGGCCGCCCTCGGTGATCTTGAGAAGATCCGCAGGCTGGTGAAGATCACCGTCTTCGTCGCCTCCGCCGCTGACTTTGTCGAGCAGCATCTGGTTGCCAACGGCGCCTCCGATTTCCTGGTCGCCGCCCTTGGCGAGCGCGGCAAGCATGCCCGCTCCGCTGTCGGCACCGCCTCGCTGCCGCTTAACGCCGCGGTGGAAATCGAAGCAATCTTCGAAGTCGAGTGA
- a CDS encoding cell envelope integrity EipB family protein, translating to MRATRLAFNAVFLSAVFSMGPAFAVPALQAHRAVYDLTLNKASDRSGITGISGRMVYEFNGSACEGYTVKFRFVTQIVTNDNTRLTDQQTTTFEDAEGKTFSFVTKSFVDQNLDKEVKGMATKNAKGLKVVIDKPEKNSLELATTQFPTQHLVELIGKAEKGENFYQTNLFDGSEDANKVMTTTVVVGKKTDADKADPEAPALAKLATDKYWPVDIAYFDDSAQNGEEVPEYRISFKLHENGITRDLVMDYGDFSMTGKLVNLSLFDQTKPCPVSK from the coding sequence ATGCGCGCAACGCGCCTCGCATTCAACGCCGTTTTTTTGTCGGCGGTCTTCTCGATGGGCCCCGCCTTTGCCGTGCCGGCGTTGCAGGCGCACCGCGCCGTGTACGACCTTACCCTCAACAAGGCCTCAGACCGCTCCGGCATTACAGGCATATCCGGGCGCATGGTCTATGAATTCAACGGTTCGGCTTGCGAAGGCTATACGGTTAAATTCCGTTTCGTCACCCAGATCGTCACCAACGACAACACCAGACTGACCGACCAGCAGACGACGACGTTCGAGGACGCCGAAGGCAAGACTTTTTCGTTCGTGACCAAATCCTTTGTCGACCAGAATCTCGACAAGGAGGTCAAGGGTATGGCCACGAAAAATGCCAAGGGGTTGAAAGTCGTTATCGACAAGCCCGAGAAGAACAGCCTGGAGCTAGCCACCACCCAGTTTCCGACCCAGCATCTGGTCGAACTGATCGGCAAGGCCGAGAAGGGCGAAAACTTCTACCAGACAAACCTGTTCGACGGTTCGGAAGATGCCAACAAGGTGATGACGACCACCGTCGTCGTCGGCAAGAAGACCGACGCCGACAAGGCCGATCCCGAGGCGCCGGCGCTGGCGAAGCTCGCCACCGACAAATACTGGCCGGTCGACATCGCCTATTTCGACGACAGCGCCCAGAACGGCGAAGAGGTGCCGGAATACCGGATCAGCTTCAAGCTGCACGAAAACGGCATCACCCGCGATCTCGTCATGGATTATGGCGATTTCTCGATGACCGGCAAACTGGTCAACCTGTCGCTGTTCGACCAGACAAAGCCCTGCCCGGTGTCGAAGTAG
- a CDS encoding DUF4031 domain-containing protein: MAVYVDAAIWKWAGHLWCHLLADDTDELHRFAAELGIKRSSYQGPPKTSAPHYDITGFERDRAVRLGAVECSREQIVAIFRRVRVANGKAKS, from the coding sequence ATGGCGGTCTATGTCGATGCGGCGATCTGGAAGTGGGCCGGTCATCTCTGGTGCCACCTCCTGGCTGATGATACCGACGAGTTGCATCGCTTTGCCGCCGAGCTCGGCATCAAGCGCTCGTCCTACCAGGGCCCGCCCAAGACATCGGCACCGCATTATGACATAACCGGCTTCGAGCGCGACCGGGCGGTGCGGCTCGGCGCCGTCGAATGCAGCCGCGAGCAGATCGTCGCAATCTTCCGGCGCGTGCGTGTGGCCAACGGAAAGGCCAAGTCATGA
- a CDS encoding LysE family translocator — translation MTPTAFLAYCAAITLAAATPGPAMFAVITNGVSRGFRRAFMAGVGVAAGDAVLVTLALLGLVALAQTFEWVFLLLKYAGAAYLIYLGIRMWRAAAAQPDKPQVAEARLSRSFLLGASIALGNPKAILFHASIMPLILNLDTMTFFDGLLVVAVVISVNVVTMGIYAALAGRASGWFTTPRRMRLMNRFAGSAMIGTGALIAAR, via the coding sequence ATGACCCCAACGGCATTCCTGGCTTATTGCGCCGCGATTACGCTGGCCGCCGCGACGCCAGGTCCGGCGATGTTCGCGGTCATCACCAATGGTGTGTCGCGCGGTTTCCGTCGCGCCTTCATGGCCGGCGTCGGCGTCGCCGCCGGCGATGCCGTGCTGGTCACCCTCGCACTGCTCGGGCTGGTGGCGCTGGCCCAGACCTTCGAATGGGTCTTTCTTCTGCTGAAATATGCAGGCGCCGCCTATCTGATCTATCTCGGGATCCGGATGTGGCGTGCCGCAGCCGCGCAGCCGGATAAACCGCAGGTGGCTGAAGCAAGGTTGTCGCGATCGTTCCTGCTCGGCGCGTCCATTGCGCTCGGCAATCCAAAGGCGATCCTCTTTCACGCCTCGATCATGCCGCTGATCCTCAACCTCGATACGATGACCTTTTTCGATGGCCTGCTCGTGGTGGCCGTCGTCATCAGCGTCAATGTCGTTACCATGGGGATCTATGCCGCCCTGGCGGGCCGAGCATCGGGCTGGTTCACGACGCCCAGGCGCATGCGGCTGATGAACAGGTTCGCCGGCAGCGCCATGATCGGTACCGGAGCGCTGATTGCCGCACGCTGA
- the rpsB gene encoding 30S ribosomal protein S2, protein MALPDFSMRQLLEAGIHFGHQTHRWNPKMAPYIYGARNNIHIIDLSQTVPLLHQALKQVSDTVAKGGRVLFVGTKRQASDIVADAAQRSAQYYVNSRWLGGMLTNWKTISNSIQRLRKLDEMLAGEAQGLTKKERLNLDREREKLDKALGGIKDMGSTPDLMFVIDTNKEAIAILEAKRLGIPVVAIIDSNCDPDKIDFPIPGNDDAARAIQLYCDLIAKAAIDGIARQQGALGVDIGASVEAPVEPALDPAPASEAPKA, encoded by the coding sequence ATGGCACTGCCTGATTTCAGCATGCGCCAGCTTTTGGAAGCTGGCATTCACTTCGGCCACCAGACCCATCGCTGGAACCCGAAGATGGCGCCCTACATTTATGGCGCCCGCAACAACATCCACATCATCGACCTGTCGCAGACGGTGCCGTTGCTGCACCAGGCGCTTAAGCAGGTTTCGGACACCGTCGCCAAGGGCGGCCGCGTGCTGTTCGTCGGCACCAAGCGCCAGGCGTCTGATATCGTCGCCGATGCGGCGCAGCGTTCGGCACAGTACTATGTCAATTCGCGTTGGCTCGGCGGCATGCTGACCAACTGGAAGACGATCTCGAACTCGATCCAGCGCCTGCGCAAGCTCGACGAGATGCTTGCCGGCGAGGCGCAAGGGTTGACCAAGAAGGAACGCCTGAACCTCGATCGCGAGCGCGAGAAGCTCGACAAGGCGCTGGGCGGCATCAAGGACATGGGCTCGACGCCCGACCTGATGTTCGTGATCGACACCAACAAGGAAGCGATCGCCATTCTCGAGGCCAAGCGCCTCGGCATTCCGGTCGTCGCGATCATCGATTCGAACTGCGACCCGGACAAGATCGACTTCCCGATCCCCGGCAATGACGACGCGGCCCGCGCCATCCAGCTTTATTGCGATCTGATCGCCAAGGCTGCGATCGACGGCATCGCCCGTCAGCAGGGCGCGCTCGGCGTCGACATCGGCGCTTCGGTTGAAGCCCCGGTCGAACCGGCGCTCGATCCGGCTCCGGCGTCGGAAGCTCCCAAAGCTTGA
- the tsf gene encoding translation elongation factor Ts, whose product MSISAAQVKELRDLTGAGMMDCKAALNETNGNMEEAVDWLRKKGISKADKKAGRTAAEGLIGVDNGVREAAVVEVNSETDFVARNAAFQEIVANVAKVALAYGTTEAVAAAQYPGSDKSVTDTIKDAVGTIGENMGFRRSAKLTVPHGAVATYVHNAVADGLGKLGVLVAIETTGNEHAANAFGRQVAMHVAATNPMALTAEQIDPAAVEREKAIFSDQARQSGKPEAIIEKMVEGRLRKFYEEVVLLKQAFVLNPDITVEKALKDAEKEIGAPAKITAYLRFALGEGIEKEETDFAAEVAAAVKK is encoded by the coding sequence ATGAGCATTTCGGCTGCACAGGTCAAAGAACTCCGCGACTTGACCGGCGCGGGCATGATGGACTGCAAGGCGGCGTTGAACGAGACCAACGGCAACATGGAAGAGGCCGTCGACTGGCTGCGCAAGAAGGGTATCTCCAAGGCCGACAAGAAGGCCGGCCGTACCGCTGCCGAAGGCCTGATCGGCGTCGACAATGGGGTGCGCGAGGCTGCGGTCGTCGAGGTCAATTCCGAGACCGACTTCGTTGCCCGCAATGCCGCCTTCCAGGAAATCGTCGCCAACGTCGCCAAGGTGGCGCTTGCCTACGGCACGACCGAGGCGGTCGCGGCCGCCCAATATCCGGGTTCGGACAAGTCGGTCACCGACACGATCAAGGACGCGGTCGGCACCATCGGTGAGAACATGGGCTTCCGCCGCTCGGCCAAGCTCACCGTGCCGCATGGCGCGGTGGCGACCTATGTGCACAACGCGGTTGCCGACGGCCTCGGCAAGCTCGGCGTGCTGGTCGCGATCGAGACCACCGGCAATGAGCACGCCGCCAACGCCTTTGGCCGTCAGGTCGCCATGCATGTCGCTGCCACCAACCCGATGGCGCTGACGGCAGAGCAGATCGATCCGGCCGCGGTGGAACGTGAAAAGGCGATCTTCTCCGACCAGGCGCGCCAGTCGGGCAAGCCGGAGGCGATCATCGAGAAGATGGTCGAAGGCCGCCTGCGTAAGTTCTACGAGGAAGTCGTGCTCCTGAAGCAGGCCTTCGTGCTCAATCCCGACATCACCGTCGAGAAGGCGCTGAAGGATGCCGAGAAGGAAATCGGCGCCCCGGCCAAGATCACGGCCTATCTGCGCTTCGCGCTCGGCGAAGGCATCGAAAAGGAAGAGACGGATTTCGCGGCGGAAGTCGCGGCGGCGGTCAAGAAGTAA
- the pyrH gene encoding UMP kinase, with protein sequence MTVKPLYRRVLLKASGEALMGEQHFGIDVSVVDRIAADIAEARALGIEVGVVIGGGNIFRGVAVASKGGDRVTGDHMGMLATVINSLALRTSLNKIGVDAVVLSAIAMPELCESFSQRQATAYMNQGKVVIFAGGTGNPFFTTDSAAALRAAEIGADALFKGTQVDGVYSADPKKDPNATRFERISHAEVIKRGLSIMDTAAIALARENNIPIIVYSIHEKGGFGDILRGGGRCTVVADD encoded by the coding sequence ATGACGGTGAAGCCCCTCTACCGACGTGTCTTGCTGAAAGCCTCGGGTGAAGCGTTGATGGGCGAGCAGCATTTCGGCATCGACGTTTCGGTCGTGGATCGCATTGCCGCCGACATCGCGGAGGCCCGCGCGCTGGGCATCGAAGTCGGTGTCGTCATCGGCGGCGGCAATATCTTTCGAGGTGTGGCCGTCGCCTCCAAGGGCGGAGATCGCGTCACCGGCGATCACATGGGCATGCTGGCCACGGTCATCAACTCGCTGGCGCTGCGCACGTCGCTGAACAAGATCGGTGTCGACGCCGTCGTGCTGTCCGCGATCGCCATGCCCGAGCTGTGCGAGAGCTTTTCGCAGCGCCAGGCGACCGCCTACATGAATCAGGGCAAGGTGGTGATCTTCGCCGGTGGCACCGGCAATCCGTTCTTCACCACTGATTCGGCCGCGGCACTTCGCGCCGCCGAAATCGGTGCCGATGCACTGTTCAAGGGCACGCAGGTCGATGGTGTCTATTCGGCAGATCCGAAAAAGGACCCGAATGCGACGCGTTTCGAGCGCATCAGTCACGCTGAAGTCATAAAGCGCGGCCTTTCCATCATGGATACGGCTGCGATTGCACTTGCGCGCGAAAACAACATTCCGATAATCGTCTATTCGATCCACGAAAAAGGTGGTTTCGGCGATATTCTGAGGGGCGGCGGCCGCTGCACGGTCGTCGCGGATGATTGA
- the frr gene encoding ribosome recycling factor, translated as MSGEYDDLKRRMDGAIAAFKHDLASLRTGRASSNLLDAIQVQAYGTTMPINQVANVTVPEPRMISVSIWDKSMVGAVDRAIRESNLGFNPIVDGTNLRIPLPELNEQRRKELVKISHGYAENARVAARHVRRDGMDFLKKAEKDGAISEDDHRKRSDQVQKLTDETISTIDHLLSDKEAEIMQV; from the coding sequence ATGAGTGGTGAGTACGACGACCTCAAGAGGCGCATGGATGGGGCGATCGCCGCGTTTAAGCATGATCTGGCTTCGCTGCGGACCGGTCGCGCCTCCAGCAATCTGCTCGATGCTATCCAGGTTCAGGCCTACGGCACCACCATGCCGATCAATCAGGTGGCCAACGTCACCGTGCCGGAACCACGTATGATCTCGGTGTCCATCTGGGACAAATCGATGGTCGGCGCGGTCGACCGCGCCATCCGTGAATCCAATCTGGGCTTCAACCCGATCGTCGACGGCACCAATCTCAGGATTCCGCTGCCGGAGCTCAACGAACAGCGCCGCAAGGAACTGGTCAAGATCTCGCATGGCTATGCCGAGAACGCCCGCGTCGCTGCACGCCATGTGCGCCGCGACGGCATGGACTTCCTGAAGAAGGCCGAGAAGGACGGCGCGATCAGCGAGGACGATCATCGCAAGCGTTCGGATCAGGTCCAGAAGCTTACCGACGAAACGATCAGCACCATCGATCATCTGCTTTCCGACAAGGAAGCTGAAATCATGCAGGTTTAG
- a CDS encoding isoprenyl transferase, producing the protein MTTPAHVAIIMDGNGRWAKARGMPRLAGHRAGVEALRKTVRAAPALGISFLTVYAFSSENWSRPKSEVSDLMGLLKLFIRRDLAELHQSGVRVRIIGDRAGLQPDIRGLLEEAESLTIRNTSLTLVIAFNYGGRDEIVRTARKLAEAVGRGELDSEAITADSFAASLDTQGIPDPELVIRTSGELRLSNFLLWQAAYSELVFLPCYWPDFSREHLAEALREFAGRERRFGGLDPQDVASRPAAG; encoded by the coding sequence ATGACAACGCCCGCGCATGTCGCGATCATCATGGATGGAAATGGACGCTGGGCCAAGGCGCGCGGCATGCCGAGGCTCGCGGGTCATCGCGCCGGCGTCGAGGCGCTACGCAAGACGGTGCGCGCGGCACCGGCTCTCGGCATCTCATTCCTGACCGTCTATGCCTTCTCGTCGGAGAACTGGTCGCGGCCCAAGTCCGAAGTCAGTGACCTGATGGGGTTGTTGAAACTGTTCATCCGCCGGGATCTGGCCGAACTGCACCAGAGCGGCGTGCGGGTCAGGATCATCGGCGACAGGGCAGGGCTGCAGCCGGACATAAGAGGCCTGCTCGAAGAGGCCGAATCGCTGACAATCCGGAACACGTCGCTGACGCTGGTCATCGCCTTCAACTATGGCGGTCGCGATGAGATCGTGCGCACGGCGCGCAAGCTCGCCGAAGCCGTCGGGCGGGGTGAGTTGGACAGCGAGGCGATCACCGCCGACAGCTTTGCCGCCTCTCTCGACACACAGGGCATCCCCGATCCCGAACTGGTCATCCGCACCAGCGGCGAGCTTCGCCTTTCCAACTTCCTCCTATGGCAGGCTGCCTATAGCGAGCTCGTCTTCCTGCCGTGCTACTGGCCGGACTTCAGCCGCGAACACCTGGCAGAAGCCCTGCGCGAATTTGCCGGCCGCGAACGCCGTTTCGGCGGACTGGACCCGCAAGACGTCGCATCGCGACCGGCCGCGGGATGA
- a CDS encoding phosphatidate cytidylyltransferase has protein sequence MSNLQLRVISAVVLAIVALGLTWLGGLPFRLLCAVMSAMIFYEWTRMSRPAGAKRLGFLPEMLTVVFIGALIAGLPAFWLLSLVLFLIAVTAIAALVRETGQWEASGLAYASVSGLSLALLRDGDHSGLVAILFLFAVVWATDIFAYFVGRAVGGPKLAPSISPGKTRSGALGGAVGGVVAGLILAAIAGGGNLALLGVVALVLSIVAQAGDLFESWVKRRHGSKDSGVLIPGHGGVMDRVDGLVAAALALYVIGWMAAGADHPAQGLFPI, from the coding sequence ATGAGCAATCTTCAGCTCCGCGTCATTTCAGCGGTCGTGCTTGCCATCGTTGCCCTTGGCCTGACCTGGCTGGGTGGCCTGCCTTTCCGGCTGCTGTGTGCCGTCATGTCGGCGATGATCTTTTACGAGTGGACGCGCATGTCGCGGCCCGCTGGGGCCAAGCGGCTCGGCTTCCTGCCCGAGATGCTGACCGTCGTTTTCATCGGTGCCTTGATTGCCGGCCTTCCCGCATTCTGGCTGCTGTCCCTCGTCTTGTTTCTGATTGCGGTGACAGCCATTGCCGCTCTGGTTCGCGAGACCGGGCAGTGGGAGGCGAGCGGCCTTGCCTATGCCAGCGTGTCCGGCCTGTCGCTTGCCTTGTTGCGCGATGGCGATCATTCAGGTCTTGTCGCCATCCTGTTCCTGTTCGCGGTCGTCTGGGCGACCGACATTTTTGCCTATTTCGTCGGGCGCGCCGTCGGCGGTCCGAAATTGGCGCCGTCGATATCACCCGGCAAGACGCGCAGCGGCGCGCTTGGCGGCGCGGTTGGCGGTGTTGTCGCCGGGCTCATTCTGGCCGCTATTGCCGGTGGCGGCAATCTGGCCTTGCTCGGCGTGGTGGCGCTCGTGCTTTCGATTGTCGCCCAGGCCGGCGACCTATTCGAATCCTGGGTCAAACGGCGTCACGGCAGCAAGGATTCGGGCGTGCTCATTCCAGGCCATGGCGGCGTCATGGACCGCGTCGACGGGCTTGTCGCGGCGGCTCTCGCCCTATACGTCATCGGCTGGATGGCGGCGGGCGCCGATCATCCGGCGCAGGGGCTGTTTCCCATTTGA
- the rseP gene encoding RIP metalloprotease RseP: MNGILHAIFSTEGFFLGTLVPFLFVLTVVVFVHEMGHYLVGRWCGIGVRAFSIGFGPELIGFNDRHGTRWKLCAIPFGGYVKFVGDMSATSSQPTSQELETLTDEERKVAFHTQAIWKRAATVAAGPLFNFLLTIVVFAVLFAAYGRYVAEPMVAEVTADSPAAKAGIMPGDRFVSVDGSKVETFGDVQRLVSGRAGDTITFVMLRDGKEVTVTATPKLMEQEDALGNKIKVAVIGVVNNKELGQPRLITYTPVGAVAAAVEETGHVIERTGQFLQRFAVGREDKCQLGGPVKIADMAGRAAKLGFEWLVQLVALLSVGIGILNLLPIPPLDGGHLLFYGVEAVIRRPVSERMMEMAYRAGLLLVLCFMGFVFWNDLFGC, encoded by the coding sequence TTGAACGGGATTCTTCACGCGATTTTCAGTACGGAAGGTTTCTTCCTCGGCACGCTCGTGCCGTTTCTCTTCGTGCTCACCGTGGTGGTGTTCGTCCACGAAATGGGCCACTACCTTGTCGGCCGCTGGTGCGGCATTGGCGTCAGGGCCTTTTCGATCGGCTTCGGTCCCGAACTCATAGGCTTCAACGACAGGCACGGCACGCGCTGGAAGCTTTGCGCCATACCGTTTGGCGGCTATGTCAAATTTGTCGGCGACATGAGCGCCACCTCCAGCCAGCCGACATCGCAAGAACTCGAAACACTGACCGACGAGGAGCGCAAGGTTGCCTTCCACACCCAGGCGATCTGGAAGCGCGCGGCGACGGTGGCGGCCGGGCCTCTGTTCAATTTCCTGCTGACGATCGTCGTCTTTGCCGTGCTGTTTGCCGCTTATGGCCGTTATGTCGCGGAGCCCATGGTGGCTGAAGTTACCGCCGACAGTCCGGCGGCGAAGGCCGGCATCATGCCCGGCGACCGATTCGTCAGCGTTGATGGCAGCAAGGTCGAGACCTTCGGCGACGTGCAGCGGCTGGTCTCGGGCCGTGCCGGCGACACCATCACCTTCGTCATGCTGCGCGACGGCAAGGAAGTCACGGTGACCGCGACCCCGAAGTTGATGGAGCAGGAAGACGCGCTCGGCAACAAGATCAAGGTTGCGGTGATCGGCGTCGTCAACAACAAGGAACTCGGCCAGCCCCGTCTCATCACCTACACCCCGGTGGGAGCGGTTGCGGCGGCAGTCGAGGAAACAGGCCATGTCATCGAGCGCACGGGCCAGTTTTTGCAGCGCTTCGCCGTCGGACGCGAGGACAAGTGTCAATTGGGTGGTCCCGTCAAGATCGCCGACATGGCCGGCAGGGCGGCCAAGCTGGGTTTCGAGTGGCTGGTGCAGCTTGTCGCGCTGCTGTCCGTCGGGATAGGCATTCTAAACCTTTTGCCGATTCCCCCCCTCGACGGAGGCCATCTCTTGTTCTACGGGGTGGAGGCCGTCATCCGCCGGCCGGTGTCGGAACGGATGATGGAAATGGCCTATCGGGCCGGTCTGCTTCTGGTCTTGTGCTTCATGGGTTTCGTATTCTGGAACGATCTGTTTGGGTGCTGA
- the bamA gene encoding outer membrane protein assembly factor BamA, whose product MKAASKFLNAASAAALSAALVVPGALAVQFVATSAAEAAVVSRVEVSGNQRVDADTIRNYITIKPGKAFSSSDIDAAVKALFGTGLFSDVRINQVGSTLVVKVSEYKVVNQVLFQGNKKLKDNALQAAVQLKPRGTFSQATLDSDVEAVKAAYRRIGRDDAGVTTQVMELGDNRVNVVFHITEGDRTQIAAINFVGNSAYSSRRLSDVINTKRSSWVSFILRDDVYDEDKLRADQELLRRFYYNHGYADFQVVSAVGELDSATNKYTVTITVQEGERYTFGDISVESTIPEVDSKALESVVETHKGDVYNAKDVEDTIVALTEKVAGSGYAFAQVTPRGDRNFENHTISVVYTIDQGTKAYIERIEIRGNDRTRDYVIRREFDVSEGDAFNQVLIQRAKKRLEDLNYFDKVEISTVPGSQPDQVVLVVDVVEKSTGEFSVGAGYSTGGDTAGPSVEGSITERNFLGRGQYIKLSAGGGRHSRDYSLSFTEPYFLGRRIAAGFDIYKSTRQYNGNYDSDTTGATVRFGLPITNSITTQLAYNISQEKYSVDDSCGPTSPGDPSGTCNISQAVLDGIEQSPWIKSSVSLGLVYNTIDDMKNPHEGIYANTTVEVAGLGGDAKFVKVTGRGSIYQTLSEQLDLVGLISGGAGHVESYGGGDLRIFDHFQSTDRMIRGFAYGGIGPVASGTSGDHVGGTTYFNASTEAQFPLPVIPESFGLRGAVFADAATLYGSKLASGLVNPDSTGMKLRASVGVGLMWASPFGPIRIDYAIPVKKEATDDVQEFNFGISTRF is encoded by the coding sequence ATGAAGGCAGCATCCAAGTTTTTGAACGCCGCGTCAGCGGCGGCACTGTCCGCCGCTTTGGTTGTGCCAGGCGCGCTCGCAGTGCAATTCGTTGCCACATCGGCGGCTGAAGCCGCTGTCGTCAGCAGGGTGGAGGTCAGCGGCAACCAGCGTGTCGACGCCGATACGATTCGCAATTACATCACCATCAAGCCGGGCAAGGCCTTCTCGAGTTCCGACATCGACGCCGCGGTCAAGGCGCTGTTCGGCACCGGGCTATTCTCGGACGTGCGGATCAACCAAGTCGGCTCGACACTGGTGGTCAAGGTTTCCGAATACAAGGTCGTCAACCAGGTGCTGTTCCAGGGCAACAAGAAGCTCAAGGACAATGCACTCCAGGCCGCGGTCCAACTGAAGCCGCGCGGCACCTTCTCGCAGGCGACGCTGGATTCGGACGTCGAGGCGGTCAAGGCCGCCTACAGGCGCATCGGCCGTGACGATGCCGGCGTGACCACGCAGGTCATGGAGCTCGGCGACAACCGCGTGAACGTGGTGTTCCACATCACCGAAGGCGACCGCACGCAGATCGCGGCGATCAATTTTGTCGGCAATAGCGCTTATTCGAGCCGCCGCCTGTCGGACGTAATCAACACCAAGCGCTCGTCCTGGGTTTCGTTCATCCTGCGTGACGACGTTTATGACGAGGACAAGCTGCGCGCCGACCAGGAACTGCTGCGCCGCTTCTATTACAATCACGGCTATGCCGATTTTCAGGTCGTGTCCGCTGTCGGCGAACTCGACAGCGCGACGAACAAGTACACGGTTACTATCACCGTCCAGGAAGGCGAGCGTTACACGTTCGGCGATATCAGCGTCGAAAGCACCATCCCGGAAGTGGACTCGAAGGCGCTTGAATCGGTGGTCGAGACCCACAAGGGCGATGTCTACAACGCCAAGGACGTCGAAGACACCATCGTAGCGCTTACCGAGAAGGTGGCCGGTTCGGGCTATGCCTTCGCGCAGGTGACGCCACGCGGCGATCGCAACTTCGAGAACCATACGATTTCGGTCGTTTATACGATCGACCAAGGGACCAAGGCCTATATCGAGCGCATCGAAATCCGCGGCAACGATCGCACGCGCGACTATGTCATTCGCCGCGAGTTTGACGTCAGCGAAGGCGATGCGTTCAACCAGGTACTCATCCAGCGGGCGAAGAAGCGCCTGGAAGACCTGAATTATTTTGACAAAGTCGAGATCTCGACGGTGCCCGGCTCGCAGCCCGACCAGGTCGTGCTGGTGGTCGACGTGGTCGAGAAATCGACGGGCGAATTCTCGGTTGGCGCCGGTTATTCCACCGGCGGTGACACGGCCGGCCCGTCGGTCGAAGGATCGATCACCGAGCGCAACTTCCTCGGCCGTGGCCAGTACATCAAGCTATCGGCGGGTGGCGGCAGGCATTCGCGCGACTACAGCCTCTCGTTCACCGAGCCGTATTTCCTCGGGCGGCGCATCGCCGCCGGCTTCGACATCTACAAGTCGACGCGGCAATACAACGGCAATTACGACAGCGACACCACGGGTGCGACCGTGCGCTTCGGCCTGCCGATCACCAACAGCATTACGACCCAGCTGGCCTACAACATCTCGCAAGAGAAATATTCGGTGGATGACAGTTGCGGTCCCACCAGTCCAGGAGATCCCAGCGGCACCTGTAACATTTCCCAGGCCGTTCTGGATGGCATTGAGCAAAGCCCCTGGATCAAGTCGTCGGTCAGCCTGGGGCTGGTCTACAACACCATCGACGACATGAAGAACCCGCATGAGGGTATCTACGCCAACACGACGGTGGAGGTCGCGGGCCTTGGCGGCGATGCCAAGTTCGTGAAAGTAACGGGGCGTGGCAGCATCTACCAGACATTGTCAGAGCAGCTTGACCTTGTTGGTCTCATTTCTGGCGGCGCTGGTCATGTCGAGAGTTACGGCGGCGGCGATCTGCGCATTTTCGACCACTTCCAAAGCACCGATCGCATGATCCGGGGCTTCGCCTATGGCGGCATCGGGCCGGTCGCTTCCGGAACCAGCGGCGACCATGTAGGAGGGACGACCTACTTCAACGCGTCGACCGAGGCCCAGTTCCCGCTTCCGGTCATTCCCGAGAGCTTCGGCCTGCGTGGTGCAGTGTTTGCGGACGCGGCGACGCTTTATGGCAGCAAGCTCGCATCCGGCTTGGTCAATCCAGATTCTACTGGTATGAAATTGCGCGCTTCGGTGGGTGTCGGCCTGATGTGGGCTTCGCCGTTCGGCCCGATCCGTATCGACTATGCGATCCCGGTCAAGAAGGAAGCGACCGACGATGTGCAGGAATTCAACTTCGGCATATCGACCCGCTTCTGA